A stretch of DNA from Arthrobacter globiformis:
TGCTCGGCCTGACGGAGGAACCGGCCATGCTCGACGGGTACGGGCCGATCCCGCCCTCCGTGGCTCGTGCACTCGTCGCAGATGGTGGGACGTCGTTCCGGAGGGTCCTGACCGACCCCCGTGACGGCGCACCCCTGGAGATTGGACGAACCAGCTACCGCATCCCGAAGCCGATGCGCCAATGGCTGCGGCTTCGGGACGCCACATGCACGTTCCCGGCCTGCAATAACCACTCCTTGGACAACGACGCCGACCACCTCCTCGCCTGGGCAGACGGCGGGGGCACCGGGATCAGCAACCTTGGCCAACCATGTCCGAAACACCACCGCCTCAGACACGCGTCCGCCTGGACACCCGCCGCCGCCACCGCCAAGGACCCGCCCGGCTGGACCTCGCCAAGCGGCCGGCACTACACCAGCGAACAACCCGACTGGGAACCACCCCACTGGCCACCACTCATCCAGGCCATACTCCGGGAGCTCGCCGCACCCGGCGGACTCGACCCCCGCACGCCCGCGAACCCAGGCATGCACGAATGCCGCGTTTCTCCGGAGGATGTGCCAGAGACTGGCCGCGAAGCAGCCTAAACGCGTCATCTGAAGTGTTGATACCTTGCAACCCCGTGCCTGCTTTTTTGCCGGATCCGAGATGCATGGCAGGCCGAAGAGATGGATGGCGGCGGCCGAAGTCAGATCCCAGCAGCCACGTCCGCCTCAGCGGTAGCCGGTAGCGTCGGCCGGCAGTCCGGCGTCCTGGACCTCCTCCAGGTAGCGCCAGCAGTCCGGCCGGGAGCCGTCGACGTCGGTGAAGCCATACTCCAGCGCCAGCCCGCCGGAGGAGAACGAGCCGCCGGTTCGGCGGTATACGTCAGAATCGGCGGCGAGGGCGGCGACCGCCCGCCCCACAAAACGCGGGCTTTCCGAAATGGCGGCGAAGTGCGGATTCGTGGCCGCTGCCTCGCGCCAATTGGCTTCGGTCACGCCGTAGTGCTCGAGCATCATTTCCGAGCGCATCCACCCCGGCGTCAGTGCCACCGCCGTGCAACCGAACGGCTTCAGCTCCTCGGCCTGGCTGAAGGCGAGCCGCAGGACAGCGGACTTGGCGAGGTCGTAAAACACTGAGAGCCGGTAATGCGCGGTGTTGTACTCCCGCGTTCCGTCCGTCATTTCCACCACCAGTCCTCCCGGCCGCCGGATGAGCAGCGGCAGCGCGAAGTGGCTCGTGACCAGGTGCGTGTCGACGGCGCCGTGCAGCATCCGCAGTCCTCCGTCCAGGTGGTGTTCCCAGAGGGGTGTGTTCCACTGGATGAGGTTTTCGCCGCCCCAAATGTCATTCACCAGGATGTCCAGCTGGCCGTGCTCGTGGTCGATTCGACGGACCAGCGCTTCCACCTCCGGGGCGTTTAGATGGTCCGCCGCCACTGCGATGCCGGTCCCGCCGGCCGCGCTCACCATGGCTGCCGTTTCATCGATGGTTTCCGGGCGGCGATAGTCGGACGTCTGGCCCTTCGTGGTGCGTCCGGTGCAGTAGACCACCGCCCCGGCTTCACCGAGGGCCACGGCCGTTCCGCGGCCCGCCCCTCGCGTGGCCCCGGCGACCAGGGCTACCTTGCCCCTTAGCGGAAATTCCATGGACAAACGCTACCTCGGTGCACGGGAAAGCGGCCATGTCTGGTATTCCAGACGGTCCTGCCTCTGAAGGAGTTCTGGAGCGAGTGGACGGGGCACAAACTTAAGTACGGGATACCGGACACTTTTCGGCTAAACCCCCGAAAAGACAGAAATCCCGAACAGGCAGCCAGACGACAGGCGTGGAGGACACATGGCAGGCACGATAGCCGCAACGGCGGCAAAGCGGCCGGAATCAGCGGTCAAAGCGAAGGTTCCCGCCGCGGAAAACACCCTGCGGATCCTCAAACTGTTGGCTTCCAAGCGGGGGCCGATGGCGGCGTCGAACATTGCCACGGCACTGGGGCTGCCGCGCTCAAGCGTCTACCACCTCCTGGGCGTCATGGAGGCGAACGGCTTCGTCCTGCACCTGCACGAGGAGCAGCGCTACGGCCTTGGCATCAGCGCCTTTGAGCTCAGCTCCGCGTACTCGCGGCAGGAACCGCTGTCCAGGCTGGGGCGGCCCATGCTCGCGTCCCTCGTTGATGTCCTCGGCGAAAGCGCACACCTGGCGGTGCTGCACGGCCGGGATGTGCTCTACATTGTGGAGGAGCGGGCCAAGAACCGGCCATCCCTGGTGACCGACGTCGGTGTCAGGCTGCCCAGCCATCTCACCGCCAGCGGCCGGGCCATCCTTGCCGCGCTGCCCAAGTCCCAGGTCCGCGCGCTCTATCCGAATGCCGCCGCTTTCACTGCCCGGCACGAGGTGGAGGGCGCCATCATGAAGTACTCGGCCCTGTCATCGCACCTGGACCAGGTGCGGCAGCGTGGCTACGCCACAGAACACGGGGAAGTGACACCCGGCTTTGGCTCCATCGCCGCCGCTGTCACGGATCATCTTGGATGGCCGACGGCGGCAGTCGCCGTCACGTTCCTCGAGGACAAACTGCCCGAGGACCAGTGGCCGGTACTCGCCGCCCGCGTGCAAAAAGTCGCCGACGAGCTCTCGGTGCGCATCCACGGCCGCCCCGCGAAATAGCCAGCAGCCCAACTAGGTAGCAGCAGAGGGCGTTCCCAGCGGTGAGAACCCCTGTGCTGCTACCTAGTTGGGTCTGGGATACCGGACAGCACCAGCCGGAAACCCCTGTCTGGCCCGCTCGGAAGGGGCTTTAGTTGATACAGAAGCACTTCCGCTCAAACCAAGAATTCCGCACCCCGCAACAGTAATAAACCACATACCCGCAAGACGAAGGAGCCACCATGGCACCCGCCGATTTCACCACCGGTGCCCGCCCGGTCAAAGCAGCCCGCGGCACCGAGCTCACCGCCAAGTCCTGGCAGACCGAGGCACCCCTGCGCATGCTCATGAACAACCTTGATCCCGACGTCGCCGAACGCCCCGATGACCTGGTGGTCTATGGCGGAACCGGCCGGGCCGTCCGCAGCTGGGCAGCGTTCGATGCCATCACCCGCACCCTGGAAACCATGGACAAGGACGAGACCCTGCTGGTTCAGTCCGGCAAACCCGTCGGCGTCTTCCGAACCAACGAATGGGCGCCGCGCGTGCTGCTGGCCAACTCCAACCTCGTCGGTGACTGGGCCACGTGGCCGGAATTCCGCCGGCTCGAGGCTGAGGGCCTGATGATGTACGGCCAGATGACGGCCGGCTCCTGGATCTACATCGGCACCCAGGGCATCCTGCAGGGCACCTTCGAGACCTTCGCCGCGATCGCCCGCAAGCTGACCGGGGACGAGAACGGCACGCTCGCCGGGACCCTGACGCTGACCGGCGGCTGCGGCGGCATGGGCGGCGCGCAGCCCCTCGCCGTCACCCTGAACGAGGGCGCCTGCCTGATTGTCGACGTCGACGAGACCCGCCTGCGCCGACGGGCCGGCAAGCGTTACCTGGACGAGGTGGAGACCGATCTCGACGCCGCCATCGCCAAGGTCCTCAAAGCCAAGGAAGAACGCCGCGGCTGGTCCGTGGGCTATGTGGGCAACGCCGCCGAGGTCTTCCCCGAACTGCTGCGCCGCCACAAGGCCGGCGAGCTGACCATCGACATTGTCACGGACCAGACCTCCGCACACGACCCCCTGAGCTACCTGCCGGAGGGCATCTCCGTGGACGAGTGGCACCGCGAAGCCGAGGCTGATCCGGAGGGCTTCACCAAGAAGGCCCAGGCCTCGATGGCCAAGCACGTCCAGGCCATGGTCGAGTTCCAGGACGCCGGCGCCGAGGTGTTCGACTACGGCAACTCCATCCGCGACGAGGCCCGCAAGGGCGGCTACAGCCGGGCGTTCGAGTTCCCCGGCTTCGTCCCGGCCTACATCCGCCCGCTGTTCTGCGAGGGCCTGGGCCCGTTCCGCTGGGTGGCACTCTCCGGCGACCCCGAGGATATCGCCGTCACGGACCAGGCCATCAAGGAACTCTTCCCCGAGAACAAGCACCTGCACCGCTGGATCGACGCAGCCGGCGAGCGGGTCGAGTTCGAAGGCCTGCCGGCCCGTATTTGCTGGCTGGGCTACGGCGAACGCGCCAAGGCGGGCCTGCTGTTCAACCAGCTGGTCAAGGAAGGCAAGGTCAAGGCGCCCATCGTGATCGGCCGCGACCACCTGGACTCCGGCTCCGTCGCCTCGCCGTACCGGGAAACGGAAGCGATGGCCGACGGTTCGGACGCCATCGCCGACTGGCCGCTGCTCAACGCACTGCTCAACACCGCCTCCGGCGCCACCTGGGTTTCCATCCACCACGGCGGGGGAGTGGGCATCGGCCGCTCCATCCACGCAGGCCAGGTTTCCGTCGCCGACGGTACCGACCTCGCGGCGCAGAAGCTTGAGCGGCTCCTCACCAACGACCCCGGCATGGGCGTCATCCGCCATGTCGACGCCGGCTACGACCGCGCCCTCGACGTCGCCAAGGAACGCGGCGTCCGCATCCCCATGAACGAAAAGACAAAGTAGGAATCATGACCATCACCACCCACGAACCGCTTACCGTTACCCTCGGTGCCAGCGGTGTCACGCCCGAGGACGTGCTCGCCGTCGCACGCCACGACGCCAAGGTGACCGTCTCCCAGGACGCCCTGGACACGGTCGCCAAAGTCCGCGCGCACATCGACGAACTGGCCCACAGTGACGTGCCCGCATACGGTATCTCCACGGGCTTCGGCGCGCTGGCCAACCGGCACATCCCCGGCGAGCTGCGAACCCAGCTGCAGAAATCGCTCATCCGCAGCCACGCCGCCGGCATGGGTCCGGCGGTGGAGCGCGAGGTGGTCCGCGGCATCATGTTCCTGCGCGCCAAGACCCTGGCATCGGGCCGGACCGGGGTCCGGCCCGTGGTCCTGCAGACCATGGTGGATGTGCTGAACGCCGGCATCACCCCGGTGGTCCGCGAGTTCGGTTCGCTGGGCTGCTCCGGCGACCTCGCACCGCTGTCCCACTGCGCCCTGGTCCTTATGGGCGAAGGCGAGGCAGCCGGACCCGACGGCGAACTCTACGGGGGTGCCGGCCAGCCCACTGTTGCCGAGCTGCTCGCCGCCCACGGCATCGAGCCGGTGACCCTGGCCGAGAAGGAAGGGCTGGCGCTGGTCAACGGCACCGAGGGCATGCTGGGCATGCTCCTGATGGCCATTGCGGACCTGCGGCAACTGCTGACGACGGCGGACATCACCGCGGCGCTCAGCGTCGAGGCGCTGCTCGGCACCGACCAGGTGTTCCTGCCCGAGCTCCACGCCGCCCTGCGGCCGCACCCGGGCCAGGCGGCCAGTGCCGACAACATGCTCCGGGTCCTGTCCGACTCAGCGATCGTTGCCTCGCACCGCGTGGGTGATTCCCGCGTCCAGGACGCCTACTCGCTGCGCTGCGCACCGCAGGTCGCGGGCGCCGTCCGGGACACCGTCGACCACGCTGAACTGGTGGCCTCCCGTGAACTCGCGGCCGCCATCGACAACCCGGTGGTCCTGCCTGACGGCCGGGTCAGCTCCAACGGCAACTTCCACGGTGCCCCGGTGGCCTACGTGCTCGATTACCTGGCCATCGCCGTCGCGGACCTTAGCTCCATCGCCGAACGGCGCACGGACCGCATGCTGGACCCGGCCCGCTCGCACGGCCTGCCGGCGTTCCTGGCAGCGGATCCGGGCGTGGACTCGGGCCTCATGATCGCCCAGTACACGCAGGCCGGGCTGGTCTCGGACAACAAGCGGCTCGCGGTTCCCGCGTCCGTGGACTCCATCCCGAGCTCCGCCATGCAGGAAGACCATGTGTCCATGGGCTGGCACGCTGCCCGCAAGCTCCGGAAGGCCGTGGAGAACCTGCGCCGGGTGCTCGCGATCGAACTCGTGACCTCGGCACGGGCGATTGACATGCGCACCCAGCTTTCGGCCGGCCAGCTGACGCCGGGACCTGCCGGGGCGGCGGTCCTCGAAACGCTGCGGACCGTCGTCGGAGGTCCGGGCACGGACCGGTTCCTCTCACCCGAGCTTGAGGCGGCCGACCGGCTGGTCGCCTCCGGTGCGGTGCGGACGGCAGCCGAATCCGCCGTCGGAAACCTCGCCTAAAGGTGAACAATGTGCACCGCCGGCAAATATTTGCCGGCGGTGCCGAAATAGTCTGCAACGCGCCGCACAGGGCCCGGCGAGTGTAGTAGAACTAAAGGTGTAGTAAAAGTCACATCAAAGAAGCTGTGGCGTAAGAAGAACATCCACAAAGGGGTAGAAGTTCACATGAAAGCACGCGGGACAGTCCTGTCCAGACGCATCGCACACGCCGCTACGGTTTCCGACTGGGGATCGCTGCACGTGGGCGAGCGGGTCGAGATCATCAAGCAGGCGCACGTAATTGCGGCAGGCGAGGTGGAGGAAATCTCACGGAGCGGAAACGTGTTGTGGCTGGTCCGCGGCGGAGCAGCAGAGTCGCAGCTCTTTATGAAGTCCGACGGCGTGCAGGTGCGCCGGATGTAATCCGGCTGAAGCCGTGCGGTAGAACGCACACAAGAAATCAAGAAGCCCCCGACCTTGGATCATTCGGCCTTTCGGCCAGAATGAGCCCAGGATCGGGGGCTTTTTCGCGTGTTAGGCTGCGATGTCCTCGTGTGTTTCACCGAAGGGAACAGACTCGTCGAGGGCCACCGTGTAACGGCCTGGCTCCAGGCGCGTGACCTTGATGCCGCAGGTGCCTTCCTGGGCAGCCGTTTGGATCAGAGTCTCTACGGCGCTTTCCAGGCCGTGGTGGACCTGGTCGGCACTGGTGAATGCCAGGTCGATGGACCGGGCATCCGCGGAGCGGGACGCGCTCGTAGGAGCGGTTGGGCGCTCCATGGTTGCTGTGCTCATGTACTGACTTTCTATGGTTTTTGCCGGGGGGCAGTAGACCATTCTACCGGGAATCGGCATAAAGGTCAGATGACTGTCATTTGACAAGCTTGTTGACGATAGTTGTCTTATCAACCATTCTGCCCTTGCGCGGCATTTGGAAGCGATCCTGAGCCACGCTCCCTCGTGCCTTGCGCGCTAGTGTTGGTCAGGTCCGAGAGGCCGACGGCGCAGGAGGCGACCGTGTTTGAAGGTGCCAGCATCATGTTCGCCGCGGCGGGTGTAGCCGTCTTTGTTGCCGCGATCCTGCCCAAGGCCCTGCGCAATGCTCCAATCTCCATGCCGATGGTGTTCCTGGGCGCCGGTGCCGCCGCCTTCGGCCTGCTTCCCCATCTTCCCGACCCGAGCCCTGTCCAGCACCCTGAGCTGACGCTGCATCTGACCGAGGTGTGTGTGATCATCTCGCTGATGGGAGCCGGGCTGGCGCTGGACCGTCCGGTGGGGCGGCGGAACTGGGCCACCACCTGGCGGATGCTCGGTATCGCCATGCCCCTGTGCATGCTCGGCCTGACGCTCCTCGGACTCTGGCTGCTGGGCCTGGGACTCGCCGCCGCGCTACTCGTGGCCGCCGCCCTGGCCCCCACGGATCCGGTCCTGGCGTCCGAGGTGCAGGTGGGAGAGCCGGCCGACGCGGAAGAGGCGACCGACCAGGAGGACGAGGTCAGGTTCGCCCTGACCTCGGAGGCGGGACTGAACGACGGGCTGGCCTTTCCCTTTGTGTACCTGGCCATTGCCATGAGCCTCGTGGGGACCGCGCCATCGGCCTGGTTTCCGGAGTGGTTCGGCGTGGACGTCCTGTGGCGCATCGGAATGGGCGTGCTGCTGGGCTACGCTACGGGCAAGGTGCTGGCGCGGCTGTTCTTCTCCGCCCGGCACGACAGCATCCGGCTGTCCAACCACTCCGAGGGCTTCGTTGCGCTGGCCGCCACTTTCCTGGCGTACGGTGTCACCGAAATGATCGAGGGCTACGGCTTCATCGCGGTGTTCGTCTGTGCACTGACCATCAGGGCGGCGGAGCGCACCCACGGCTACCACCGCATTCTTCACTCCTATGTGGAACAGCTCGAGCGGCTCCTGACGGTGGTCATCCTGGTCCTCTTGGGCGGAGCGATCGCGCGGGGCCTGCTGGCCGACGTCGGGTGGGCCGAAGTTGGCGTGGCGCTGGCCTTCCTGGTCCTGGTCCGTCCGCTGTCCGGCTGGCTGGCGCTGACACGCGGCAAGACCGGTCCCCGGGAGCGGATCGCCATTTCCTTCTTCGGCATCCGGGGCATCGGCTCGCTGTATTACCTTGCTTACGCCTTGGGTCAGGGCGGTTTCGTGGACCAGGCGCAGCGCCTGTGGAGCATCATCGGACTCGTCGTGGCCATGTCCGTGGTGCTGCACGGGGCCACCACGGCGCCGGTCATGAAGCGCCTGGACCGGCTCCGCGAACACAGGGCGGCCGAGAAATTCGGGGACGAGGGAAAGGCGCCGCACACGCCGGTCTGACCCGGCGGATCACGAATCACGCGGGTATTCTGCGTTCCGGCCGATCGTGTGGTGAGCTTGGATCATGGCAGGCAGAAGGTTGGTATCCCGTTTGGCCCTTGCGCTGGCAAAGTTGCTGGGCTTCGTGATAGTCAGCAGCCTCTGCGGTGTCCTCGTGGCCAGCTTCCTGGTGCCCGGGGCTGCCCTCGCCGGCACCTCGGTCAGCAAATCGATTTCCTACTTCAACAGCCTGCCCACCGAACTCGCGGTGCCTGCGCCGTCGCAAACCACCCGCATGCTGACGGCGGACGGCAAGCTCATCGCTACTTTCTACTCAGAGAACCGGGTCCGCGTTCCGCTGAAGCAGATGTCCCCGTTTATCCGGAAGGCCGTCGTCGCCATCGAGGACAGCCGGTTCTATGAGCACAGCGGCGTGGACACGCAGGGCGTCCTCCGGGCGCTGACCAGCAACCTGACCCGCGGCGACCGGCAGGGCGCCTCCACCCTCACCCAGCAGTACGTCACCAACATTGTGAACGAGTCCCTGATTTCCGAAGGCCGCGAGGACCAGGTGGTGCTCAGCGGGCAGAAGACCATGGGGGACAAGCTGCGCGAGATGCGGCTCGCCATGGCCTTGGAGAAGAAATTCACCAAGGACCAGATCCTCGAGGGCTATCTCAACATCGTCTTCTTCAACCGCAGCGCCTATGGCATTGAGGCGGCGGCCCAGTACTTCTTCAGCGTTCCCGCCAGCAAGCTGACCCTGCCGCAGTCTGCGCTGCTGGCGGGCCTGGTTAACAGCCCCAGCTTCTACGATCCCGTGGCCAACCCCAAGAACTCGCTGAAACGCCGCAACCAGGTCCTCGGCGAAATGCTCAAGCAGCAGATGATCACCAAGAAGCAGCATGACGCCGCGGCGGCTTCAGGGGTCGGCCTGAAGATCCGGCCTTCGCGGCAGGGGTGCGCGGCCGCCACCATGGCCCCGTACTTCTGCGACTATGTGACCCGGCTGTTCCTCAACAACCCGGCCTACGGCTCTGACACAGAGGCCCGCGAAAAGCGGCTCTTCCGCGGCGGCCTGACCATCACCACCACGCTGGACAGCAGGCTGCAGGCCAAGGCCCAGGCGCAGGTGAACGCCACCGCCGGCGCCAATCCGGACAGGTGGGGCGCTTCGCTGGTCACCGTCCAGCCGGGCACCGGCCGGGTCCTGGCGATGGCGCAGAACACGGTGTACCTGCCCCAGCCCGGCAAGTTCGACACCCAGCTGAACTTCAACGTGGACGCCAAGGATGCCATCGGCAACGATCTCAACGGCGCCGGCGGGTTCCAGCCCGGATCCACCATGAAGCCCTTCACCTTCGCCGAGTGGCTGCACCAGGGCAAGACCATGACCACGGTCGTGGACGCCTCGAAGCGCGAGTACCCGCTGGGCTTCCGCTGGCGGTCCTCCTGCGGCAAGGTGGCCGGCGGCTACAGCACCAAGCAGCGCAGGGCAGGACTTGAAACGGCTGACGACCTGCAGAACGCCTCGGAGGGCTACTACCGCAAGATGCCGGCCGACTACGGGCTCTACAACTCCATCAACACGGCAACCTTTGCCGAGGCCGCGCAGCTGGACTTCTGCGGGATCCAGAACATGGTCAACGCGGTCGGGCTCCGCAGCGGGCTGGACGGGACGCCAATCAACATGCACCAGCTGGGCAACCTCCTGGGCGGCACCGGCGTTGCCCCGCTGACCATGGCCAACGCCTTTGCCACTTTCGCCGCTGACGGCCGGTACTGCGTGCCGGTGGCCCTGGCCGGGGTGGCGGACATGGCGGGCAAAAGGCTGCCGGCGGAGGTTCAGAAGTGCAGCGAAACCGTGGACAACAACGTAGTCCGCGGGGTGAACAAGGCATTGCAGGGCATGCTCAACAAGGGCTCCGGAATCTACATCAACCCCAAGGTGCAGAAGAGTGTGCCCGTGGCGGCAAAAACGGGCACCAACAACAGCAACGGTGCCACCTGGGTGCTGGGCTACACCACCGGCCTGGCCACGGCCTCGTTCTTCGGTGACGCCCTCGAAGGCCAGCAGCGCCCGGGCCGGAACATCACCATCAAGGGCACGCACTACGACCGCATTGACGGCTACATGATCGCGGGCCCGCAGTGGGCGAACTACATGCTCCAGGTGGCGCGGCTCTACCCCGCTGCCGCCTTCCCCAAGCCGCCGGCGTCGATCGTCAGCAAGCCCGCGGCGAAGCCAAAGGCACCCGCCCGTCCAACCCCGAAGCCCAAGCCGAAGCCCAAGCCCAAGGATTAGACGGGGCCCGGACAAGCACCGGGACGAACGCTCAGCCCAGCAGGATGCTGACCAGCCGCGCGGCCACGCGGGCGGTCCGGTTGTCAATGTCGAAGGCCGGGTTCAGTTCCGCCACGTCCGCGTGCAGCAGCTTGCCGCTGGCCACCACCTGACGGCAGACGGCACTGATCACCGGCAGCGGAACGCCGTACGCCGCCGGGGCGCTGACTCCCGGGGCCACCGCCGCCGGCAGCACATCCAGGTCGATGGTCAGGTACAGGACGTCGATCCCGCTGAGGAAATCCGCCACAAAGGCCTCGGCCGCGGCGGCGGTGCAGTCCTCGTCAAGGAGGTATTTCACCCCCAGCTCGTCGGCGGTGCTGAACAGTGCGCGCGTGTTGTTGGGTTCGGAAATTCCGACGACGGCGTACTTCAGTTCGCGCCCCGCGGCCGCTTCCGCGCGGGCCATCTGGAGGAACGGGGTCCCGGAGCTGGGGGCGGCCTCGTCCCGTAGGTCGAAGTGGGCATCAAGGTTGAGCACGCCCAGCCGCTGGCCATCGCGTACCGCCCGGGACCCTGCCACACCGAGGTAGCTGGCGTAGGCGGTTTCGTGGCCGCCGCCCAGCAGCACGGTGAGGCGGCCGCCGTCGAGCAGCGCCGCAACGGCGAGGCCGGCGCGGGCCTGGCCTGCCTCCAGTTCGCCGTCGCGGACCGCCACGTCGCCAGCGTCGGCGACTGGCCGCTCCGAGTGGTAGGCGAGCGGGCCCAGTGCACTGCGGATGGCCGCCGGTGCGGCCGCGGCTCCGGTCCTGCCCTTGTTCCGGCGCACGCCCTCGTCACTGCAGAAGCCGAGGATCACAGCGGGGCGCTGTGTGGAGGCGCCCAGCGAAGTCTTACCGGTGGCAGGCGTTACGGCCTGCCACCACCGGCGGTGGGCTTCGCCGTCGCCGTCGTAGCGGCCCGTCCAGGGGTGGGGTTGAACGTCAACGGAAAGCACGGGAAAGTCCATGCTTCAAGCTCACCGTACGGACACAGCGAAAGCCAGCAGCGCCGCCGTCGTGATGTCTGAAATACCGGAAACGACAGACCCGCGGGACGGTCGCTGCTACATGCCCAGCGCCTGCTCAATCGGGCCGATGGCGAAGAACAGGACGAAAGCGGCAGCTACGGCCCACATCAGCGGGTGCACTTCGCGGGCGCGGCCCTGGAAGGTGCGGATGAGGACGTAGGAGATGAAGCCGGCGCCCAGCCCATTGGCGATCGAGTAGGTGAACGGCATCAGCGTGAACGTGAGGAAGGCGGGCAGGGCGATGCCCCAGTCCTGCCAGTGAATCTTGCTGATTTGGGCCACCATCATGAAACCGACCACCACCAGGGCCGGGGCCACGGCCTCGAACGGCACGAGGTTGATGAGCGGGGTGAAGAACATGGCCACCAGGAACAGCAGGCCGGTCACGATCGAGGCCAGGCCGGTTCGCGCGCCTTCACCGATGCCCGCACCGGACTCGACGTAGATCTGGTTGGAGGAGACGGACGCGCCGCCGCCGACGATGGCGCCGAGGGCATCGACCTGCAGGACGCGGTCAACGTTGGGGATGTTGCCGTCCTTGTCCACGGTGCCGGCCTCGTTGGCCAGGCCCACCATGGTGCCCATCGCGTCGAAGAAGATGCTGAGCAGGATGACGAACGCGAGCAGGGCTGCGGCCACAACGCCCAGATGGCCGAAGGCGCCGATCGGGTTGGCCTTGCCGATCAGGGAGAGGTCGGGAGCGGCCCATTCGGTGAACGTGGGGGCAACCAGGGACCAGCCCTGCGGGTTGAAGTTTTTGCCGTCGAAGCTCGGGCCGATGTGGAGCGTGAACTCGAGGATGACCGCCAGGATGGTGGAGGCGACGATGCCGATCAGGATGGCGCCCTTGACGTTGCGCACCAGCAGGGCGATGGTCAGGATGAGGCCGAACACGAACACCAAGGTGGGCCAGCCCAGGAGCTTGCCGTCAAAGCCGAGACCCACCGGAACGGTGGTCCCTGCCGCGTCCGGAACGCGCCGGACGAAGCCGGCGTTGACCAGGCCGATGAGGGCGATGAACAGGCCGATGCCCACCACGATTGCGGTCTTGAGCCCGTCC
This window harbors:
- a CDS encoding IclR family transcriptional regulator; the protein is MAGTIAATAAKRPESAVKAKVPAAENTLRILKLLASKRGPMAASNIATALGLPRSSVYHLLGVMEANGFVLHLHEEQRYGLGISAFELSSAYSRQEPLSRLGRPMLASLVDVLGESAHLAVLHGRDVLYIVEERAKNRPSLVTDVGVRLPSHLTASGRAILAALPKSQVRALYPNAAAFTARHEVEGAIMKYSALSSHLDQVRQRGYATEHGEVTPGFGSIAAAVTDHLGWPTAAVAVTFLEDKLPEDQWPVLAARVQKVADELSVRIHGRPAK
- a CDS encoding transglycosylase domain-containing protein produces the protein MAGRRLVSRLALALAKLLGFVIVSSLCGVLVASFLVPGAALAGTSVSKSISYFNSLPTELAVPAPSQTTRMLTADGKLIATFYSENRVRVPLKQMSPFIRKAVVAIEDSRFYEHSGVDTQGVLRALTSNLTRGDRQGASTLTQQYVTNIVNESLISEGREDQVVLSGQKTMGDKLREMRLAMALEKKFTKDQILEGYLNIVFFNRSAYGIEAAAQYFFSVPASKLTLPQSALLAGLVNSPSFYDPVANPKNSLKRRNQVLGEMLKQQMITKKQHDAAAASGVGLKIRPSRQGCAAATMAPYFCDYVTRLFLNNPAYGSDTEAREKRLFRGGLTITTTLDSRLQAKAQAQVNATAGANPDRWGASLVTVQPGTGRVLAMAQNTVYLPQPGKFDTQLNFNVDAKDAIGNDLNGAGGFQPGSTMKPFTFAEWLHQGKTMTTVVDASKREYPLGFRWRSSCGKVAGGYSTKQRRAGLETADDLQNASEGYYRKMPADYGLYNSINTATFAEAAQLDFCGIQNMVNAVGLRSGLDGTPINMHQLGNLLGGTGVAPLTMANAFATFAADGRYCVPVALAGVADMAGKRLPAEVQKCSETVDNNVVRGVNKALQGMLNKGSGIYINPKVQKSVPVAAKTGTNNSNGATWVLGYTTGLATASFFGDALEGQQRPGRNITIKGTHYDRIDGYMIAGPQWANYMLQVARLYPAAAFPKPPASIVSKPAAKPKAPARPTPKPKPKPKPKD
- a CDS encoding cation:proton antiporter codes for the protein MFEGASIMFAAAGVAVFVAAILPKALRNAPISMPMVFLGAGAAAFGLLPHLPDPSPVQHPELTLHLTEVCVIISLMGAGLALDRPVGRRNWATTWRMLGIAMPLCMLGLTLLGLWLLGLGLAAALLVAAALAPTDPVLASEVQVGEPADAEEATDQEDEVRFALTSEAGLNDGLAFPFVYLAIAMSLVGTAPSAWFPEWFGVDVLWRIGMGVLLGYATGKVLARLFFSARHDSIRLSNHSEGFVALAATFLAYGVTEMIEGYGFIAVFVCALTIRAAERTHGYHRILHSYVEQLERLLTVVILVLLGGAIARGLLADVGWAEVGVALAFLVLVRPLSGWLALTRGKTGPRERIAISFFGIRGIGSLYYLAYALGQGGFVDQAQRLWSIIGLVVAMSVVLHGATTAPVMKRLDRLREHRAAEKFGDEGKAPHTPV
- a CDS encoding urocanate hydratase; the protein is MAPADFTTGARPVKAARGTELTAKSWQTEAPLRMLMNNLDPDVAERPDDLVVYGGTGRAVRSWAAFDAITRTLETMDKDETLLVQSGKPVGVFRTNEWAPRVLLANSNLVGDWATWPEFRRLEAEGLMMYGQMTAGSWIYIGTQGILQGTFETFAAIARKLTGDENGTLAGTLTLTGGCGGMGGAQPLAVTLNEGACLIVDVDETRLRRRAGKRYLDEVETDLDAAIAKVLKAKEERRGWSVGYVGNAAEVFPELLRRHKAGELTIDIVTDQTSAHDPLSYLPEGISVDEWHREAEADPEGFTKKAQASMAKHVQAMVEFQDAGAEVFDYGNSIRDEARKGGYSRAFEFPGFVPAYIRPLFCEGLGPFRWVALSGDPEDIAVTDQAIKELFPENKHLHRWIDAAGERVEFEGLPARICWLGYGERAKAGLLFNQLVKEGKVKAPIVIGRDHLDSGSVASPYRETEAMADGSDAIADWPLLNALLNTASGATWVSIHHGGGVGIGRSIHAGQVSVADGTDLAAQKLERLLTNDPGMGVIRHVDAGYDRALDVAKERGVRIPMNEKTK
- a CDS encoding SDR family oxidoreductase, whose translation is MEFPLRGKVALVAGATRGAGRGTAVALGEAGAVVYCTGRTTKGQTSDYRRPETIDETAAMVSAAGGTGIAVAADHLNAPEVEALVRRIDHEHGQLDILVNDIWGGENLIQWNTPLWEHHLDGGLRMLHGAVDTHLVTSHFALPLLIRRPGGLVVEMTDGTREYNTAHYRLSVFYDLAKSAVLRLAFSQAEELKPFGCTAVALTPGWMRSEMMLEHYGVTEANWREAAATNPHFAAISESPRFVGRAVAALAADSDVYRRTGGSFSSGGLALEYGFTDVDGSRPDCWRYLEEVQDAGLPADATGYR
- the hutH gene encoding histidine ammonia-lyase, translating into MTITTHEPLTVTLGASGVTPEDVLAVARHDAKVTVSQDALDTVAKVRAHIDELAHSDVPAYGISTGFGALANRHIPGELRTQLQKSLIRSHAAGMGPAVEREVVRGIMFLRAKTLASGRTGVRPVVLQTMVDVLNAGITPVVREFGSLGCSGDLAPLSHCALVLMGEGEAAGPDGELYGGAGQPTVAELLAAHGIEPVTLAEKEGLALVNGTEGMLGMLLMAIADLRQLLTTADITAALSVEALLGTDQVFLPELHAALRPHPGQAASADNMLRVLSDSAIVASHRVGDSRVQDAYSLRCAPQVAGAVRDTVDHAELVASRELAAAIDNPVVLPDGRVSSNGNFHGAPVAYVLDYLAIAVADLSSIAERRTDRMLDPARSHGLPAFLAADPGVDSGLMIAQYTQAGLVSDNKRLAVPASVDSIPSSAMQEDHVSMGWHAARKLRKAVENLRRVLAIELVTSARAIDMRTQLSAGQLTPGPAGAAVLETLRTVVGGPGTDRFLSPELEAADRLVASGAVRTAAESAVGNLA